In Larimichthys crocea isolate SSNF chromosome VI, L_crocea_2.0, whole genome shotgun sequence, one genomic interval encodes:
- the LOC104931346 gene encoding voltage-dependent calcium channel subunit alpha-2/delta-2 isoform X2: MAIGKRSCSIVCLVSIQIILIFSASWPGAAALTFPQQYTIMHWARRIEQEIDRVFQHITGAQQLKGIYNEERRQFSLVRNQPRKIVEKVASDIEKLLAKKRKALDRLASEAERLQREHPWQDGIKELDMAYYDSKAELDYYSMDGEGEVENPSHIKLEFVYDPNFKNNVNYSYTAVQIPTDIYKGAPVILNELNWTQALEKVFMENSQEDPSLLWQAFGSATGVTRYYPATPWKAPDKIDLYDVRRRPWYIQGASSPKDMVILVDVSGSVSGLTLKLIKASVMEMLDTLSDDDYVNVARFNEKAEAVVPCFKHLVQANVRNKKIFKDAVQQMQAKGTTDYKSGFHFAFNQLLNKTNVPRANCNKIIMLFTDGGEDRAQDVFMQYNWPNKTVRVFTFSVGQHNYDVTPLQWIACTNKGYYFEIRSICAIRINTQEYLDVLGRPMVLAGSDAKQVQWTNVYQDALGLGMVVTGTLPVFNLTMDGNSQNQLILGVMGVDVHLDEIKRLTPRYNLGANGYIFAIDPNGYLLLHPNLQPKLVNLPEPVTLDFLDAEVEDSNKEEIRRQMIDGRPGEMQIKTLIKSIDEQYIDEVYRGYTWTPINGTDYSLGLVLPPYNEFFIKADLSDVMLQLQYMQSLLPSSFESAGHVFLAPREYCKRLHLSDNNTQFLQNFLSLMLDISPESDECDQGLIHNLILDSRIIGQLASRVWKNKDLNSYGFLAVFASTDGGITRVFPNIAAELWDEDPEPFNSNYYRRSLDNKGYMFRAPTRSSSDDPVGAENGTVGILVSSAVEVNLGGKLLKPSVVGVKLDLEAWVDKFKILASNVSDSRQGSHKCGPSRSCEMDCEVNTDDLLCYLIDDGGFLVMSNQRDHWKKIGLFFGDVDPYLMHALYNNSIFTRRQSFHYQSACEPVSSSHTGAAPRGIFVPSIADMLSLAWWTSTVAWSVIQQLLYGLAYNSWLYQDDVLVDGFETKESSCVTIQSQFYFTNTTNSYNMLQDCGNCSRLFHAKRIDNTNLLFVVAETLPCSSCEIERLTQVRTEFQEENPCEVLSNARYRKGPTSCFDYSALENTSECGRGHALQSSIGVLLFIQLILPLFHL; the protein is encoded by the exons GTGGCGTCGGATATAGAGAAACTCCTGGCTAAGAAGCGCAAAGCACTCGAT agATTGGCCAGTGAAGCCGAGCGGCTCCAACGAGAGCATCCATGGCAGGATGGAATCAAG GAGCTGGACATGGCTTATTATGACTCAAAGGCAGAGCTGGATTAT TATTCCATGgatggagaaggagaggtgGAAAATCCTTCGCACATCAAGCTGGAGTTTGTGTATGATCCAAACTTCAAAAACAATGTCAACTACTCCTACACGGCTGTTCAGATACCCACAGATATTTACAAAGGAG CTCCAGTCATTCTGAATGAGTTGAACTGGACACAGGCGCTGGAGAAAGTTTTCATGGAGAACAGCCAGGAGGATCCGTCACTGCTGTGGCAAGCATTCGGGAGTGCGACAGGTGTCACTCGCTACTACCCAG cTACGCCTTGGAAAGCTCCTGATAAAATCGACTTGTATGACGTCAGGAGGAGGCCCTG GTACATCCAGGGAGCCTCATCCCCCAAAGATATGGTCATCCTTGTCGATGT GAGCGGCAGTGTTAGTGGACTCACCCTGAAACTGATCAAAGCATCAGTGATGGAAATGCTGGACACTCTGTCTGATGATGACTACGTCAACGTGGCCAGG TTTAACGAGAAGGCAGAAGCTGTGGTTCCCTGCTTCAAACATCTCGTTCAGGCTAACGTACGCAACAAAAAGATCTTCAAGGATGCAGTGCAGCAGATGCAGGCTAAAGGCACCACTGACTACAAATCCGGATTTCATTTTGCTTTCAACCAGCTTTTAAAT aaaacaaatgtcCCGCGGGCCAACTGCAATAAAATAATCATGCTGTTTACTgacggaggagaggacagagctCAGGATGTCTTCATGCAATACAACTGGCCCAACAAAACA GTTCGAGTTTTCACCTTTTCTGTGGGTCAGCACAACTATGACGTCACACCTTTACAGTGGATCGCTTGCACCAATAAAG GTTACTATTTTGAGATCCGTTCCATCTGTGCTATAAGGATTAACACCCAG gaGTACCTCGATGTGCTGGGACGCCCCATGGTCTTGGCAGGCAGCGATGCCAAGCAGGTTCAGTGGACCAATGTGTATCAGGACGCTTTG GGTCTTGGCATGGTGGTAACTGGGACTTTACCTGTATTTAATCTCACTATGGATGGAAACTCACAG AATCAGCTGATATTAGGCGTTATGGGAGTCGATGTGCATCTCGATGAGATAAAGCGACTAACACCACGGTATAAT CTTGGAGCCAATGGATATATATTTGCTATTGATCCAAATGGTTATCTTCTCCTTCACCCTAATCTTCAGCCAAAG CTCGTGAACCTCCCTGAACCTGTGACACTGGACTTCCTGGAtgcagaggtggaggacagCAATAAAGAGGAG ATCCGGCGACAAATGATTGACGGAAGACCAGGTGAAATGCAGATCAAAACTCTTATCAAGTCCATTGATGAG CAATACATCGATGAGGTGTACAGAGGTTACACTTGGACTCCTATCAACGGTACAGATTACAG TCTTGGTCTGGTATTACCACCCTACAATGAGTTCTTCATCAAGGCAGACCTGAGTGATGtgatgctgcagcttcagt ATATGCAGTCGTTGCTTCCCAGCTCCTTTGAATCTGCAGGCCACGTGTTTCTGGCTCCAAG AGAATACTGCAAACGTCTGCATCTTTCTGACAACAACACCCAGTTTCTGCAGAATTTCCTGTCGCTCATGCTGGACATTTCCCCAGAATCTGATGAAT GTGACCAAGGCCTCATCCACAACCTGATTTTGGATTCAAGGATTATTGGACAGCTGGCCTCTCGTGTTTGGAAGAACAAGGACTTGAATTC GTACGGCTTCCTGGCTGTATTTGCGTCGACTGATGGAGGAATAACACGGGTATTTCCCAACAT AGCTGCTGAGTTATGGGATGAGGATCCTGAACCCTTCAATTCAAATTACTACAGACGGAGCCTCGACAACAAAGGCTACATGTTCAGAGCTCCAACGAGATCCT cctCGGACGATCCTGTAGGCGCAGAAAATGGCACAGTTGGTATTCTGGTTAGTTCGGCTGTCGAGGTTAATTTAGGAGGCAAACTGCTCAAACCATCAG TGGTCGGAGTGAAGCTGGACTTGGAAGCGTGGGTGGACAAGTTTAAGATCCTGGCCAGTAATGTGTCAGACAGTCGACAGGGCTCACACAAG TGTGGACCATCCAGAAGTTGTGAGATGGACTGTGAAGTGAACACCGAC GACCTCCTCTGCTATCTCATTGATGATGGCGGGTTCCTGGTTATGTCCAATCAGAGAGACCACTGGAAAAAG ATTGGTCTTTTCTTCGGTGATGTGGACCCTTACCTGATGCACGCACTCTACAACAACTCAATCTTCACTCGGCGTCAGTCTTTTCACTACCAGTCTGCATGTGAACCAGTCAGCAGCAGCCACACCGGTGCAGCACCGAGAGGCATCTTTGTG CCATCCATTGCTGACATGCTCAGCTTGGCATGGTGGACATCCACAGTGGCATG GTCTGTTATCCAGCAGCTACTGTATGGACTGGCCTACAACAGCTGGCTCTACCAAG ATGATGTCCTCGTTGATGGTTTTGAGACAAAAGAGAGCAGCTGTGTCACCATTCAAAGCCAGTTCTACTTTACAAACACCACCAACTCCTACAACATGCTGCAGGACTGTGGAAACTGCTCACG GCTGTTCCACGCAAAGCGGATAGACAACACTAATCTCCTCTTTGTGGTGGCTGAGACACTCCCCTGCAGCTCGTGTGAGATTGAGAGACTGACACAGGTCAGGACAGAGT ttcagGAGGAGAATCCATGCGAAGTACTGAGCAACGCACGATATCGTAAAGGCCCGACTTCCTGCTTTGACTACAGTGCCTTA GAAAACACGTCAGAGTGTGGACGGGGTCATGCTCTGCAGTCCTCCATAGGAGTCCTTCTCTTTATTCAGCTTATTCTGCCTCTTTTTCATCTCTGA
- the LOC104931346 gene encoding voltage-dependent calcium channel subunit alpha-2/delta-2 isoform X1 translates to MAIGKRSCSIVCLVSIQIILIFSASWPGAAALTFPQQYTIMHWARRIEQEIDRVFQHITGAQQLKGIYNEERRQFSLVRNQPRKIVEKVASDIEKLLAKKRKALDRLASEAERLQREHPWQDGIKELDMAYYDSKAELDYYSMDGEGEVENPSHIKLEFVYDPNFKNNVNYSYTAVQIPTDIYKGAPVILNELNWTQALEKVFMENSQEDPSLLWQAFGSATGVTRYYPATPWKAPDKIDLYDVRRRPWYIQGASSPKDMVILVDVSGSVSGLTLKLIKASVMEMLDTLSDDDYVNVARFNEKAEAVVPCFKHLVQANVRNKKIFKDAVQQMQAKGTTDYKSGFHFAFNQLLNKTNVPRANCNKIIMLFTDGGEDRAQDVFMQYNWPNKTVRVFTFSVGQHNYDVTPLQWIACTNKGYYFEIRSICAIRINTQEYLDVLGRPMVLAGSDAKQVQWTNVYQDALGLGMVVTGTLPVFNLTMDGNSQNQLILGVMGVDVHLDEIKRLTPRYNLGANGYIFAIDPNGYLLLHPNLQPKLVNLPEPVTLDFLDAEVEDSNKEEIRRQMIDGRPGEMQIKTLIKSIDEQYIDEVYRGYTWTPINGTDYSLGLVLPPYNEFFIKADLSDVMLQLQYMQSLLPSSFESAGHVFLAPREYCKRLHLSDNNTQFLQNFLSLMLDISPESDECDQGLIHNLILDSRIIGQLASRVWKNKDLNSYGFLAVFASTDGGITRVFPNIAAELWDEDPEPFNSNYYRRSLDNKGYMFRAPTRSSSDDPVGAENGTVGILVSSAVEVNLGGKLLKPSVVGVKLDLEAWVDKFKILASNVSDSRQGSHKCGPSRSCEMDCEVNTDDLLCYLIDDGGFLVMSNQRDHWKKIGLFFGDVDPYLMHALYNNSIFTRRQSFHYQSACEPVSSSHTGAAPRGIFVPSIADMLSLAWWTSTVAWSVIQQLLYGLAYNSWLYQDDVLVDGFETKESSCVTIQSQFYFTNTTNSYNMLQDCGNCSRLFHAKRIDNTNLLFVVAETLPCSSCEIERLTQVRTEFQEENPCEVLSNARYRKGPTSCFDYSALENTSECGRGHALQSSIGVLLFIQLILPLFHL, encoded by the exons agATTGGCCAGTGAAGCCGAGCGGCTCCAACGAGAGCATCCATGGCAGGATGGAATCAAG GAGCTGGACATGGCTTATTATGACTCAAAGGCAGAGCTGGATTAT TATTCCATGgatggagaaggagaggtgGAAAATCCTTCGCACATCAAGCTGGAGTTTGTGTATGATCCAAACTTCAAAAACAATGTCAACTACTCCTACACGGCTGTTCAGATACCCACAGATATTTACAAAGGAG CTCCAGTCATTCTGAATGAGTTGAACTGGACACAGGCGCTGGAGAAAGTTTTCATGGAGAACAGCCAGGAGGATCCGTCACTGCTGTGGCAAGCATTCGGGAGTGCGACAGGTGTCACTCGCTACTACCCAG cTACGCCTTGGAAAGCTCCTGATAAAATCGACTTGTATGACGTCAGGAGGAGGCCCTG GTACATCCAGGGAGCCTCATCCCCCAAAGATATGGTCATCCTTGTCGATGT GAGCGGCAGTGTTAGTGGACTCACCCTGAAACTGATCAAAGCATCAGTGATGGAAATGCTGGACACTCTGTCTGATGATGACTACGTCAACGTGGCCAGG TTTAACGAGAAGGCAGAAGCTGTGGTTCCCTGCTTCAAACATCTCGTTCAGGCTAACGTACGCAACAAAAAGATCTTCAAGGATGCAGTGCAGCAGATGCAGGCTAAAGGCACCACTGACTACAAATCCGGATTTCATTTTGCTTTCAACCAGCTTTTAAAT aaaacaaatgtcCCGCGGGCCAACTGCAATAAAATAATCATGCTGTTTACTgacggaggagaggacagagctCAGGATGTCTTCATGCAATACAACTGGCCCAACAAAACA GTTCGAGTTTTCACCTTTTCTGTGGGTCAGCACAACTATGACGTCACACCTTTACAGTGGATCGCTTGCACCAATAAAG GTTACTATTTTGAGATCCGTTCCATCTGTGCTATAAGGATTAACACCCAG gaGTACCTCGATGTGCTGGGACGCCCCATGGTCTTGGCAGGCAGCGATGCCAAGCAGGTTCAGTGGACCAATGTGTATCAGGACGCTTTG GGTCTTGGCATGGTGGTAACTGGGACTTTACCTGTATTTAATCTCACTATGGATGGAAACTCACAG AATCAGCTGATATTAGGCGTTATGGGAGTCGATGTGCATCTCGATGAGATAAAGCGACTAACACCACGGTATAAT CTTGGAGCCAATGGATATATATTTGCTATTGATCCAAATGGTTATCTTCTCCTTCACCCTAATCTTCAGCCAAAG CTCGTGAACCTCCCTGAACCTGTGACACTGGACTTCCTGGAtgcagaggtggaggacagCAATAAAGAGGAG ATCCGGCGACAAATGATTGACGGAAGACCAGGTGAAATGCAGATCAAAACTCTTATCAAGTCCATTGATGAG CAATACATCGATGAGGTGTACAGAGGTTACACTTGGACTCCTATCAACGGTACAGATTACAG TCTTGGTCTGGTATTACCACCCTACAATGAGTTCTTCATCAAGGCAGACCTGAGTGATGtgatgctgcagcttcagt ATATGCAGTCGTTGCTTCCCAGCTCCTTTGAATCTGCAGGCCACGTGTTTCTGGCTCCAAG AGAATACTGCAAACGTCTGCATCTTTCTGACAACAACACCCAGTTTCTGCAGAATTTCCTGTCGCTCATGCTGGACATTTCCCCAGAATCTGATGAAT GTGACCAAGGCCTCATCCACAACCTGATTTTGGATTCAAGGATTATTGGACAGCTGGCCTCTCGTGTTTGGAAGAACAAGGACTTGAATTC GTACGGCTTCCTGGCTGTATTTGCGTCGACTGATGGAGGAATAACACGGGTATTTCCCAACAT AGCTGCTGAGTTATGGGATGAGGATCCTGAACCCTTCAATTCAAATTACTACAGACGGAGCCTCGACAACAAAGGCTACATGTTCAGAGCTCCAACGAGATCCT cctCGGACGATCCTGTAGGCGCAGAAAATGGCACAGTTGGTATTCTGGTTAGTTCGGCTGTCGAGGTTAATTTAGGAGGCAAACTGCTCAAACCATCAG TGGTCGGAGTGAAGCTGGACTTGGAAGCGTGGGTGGACAAGTTTAAGATCCTGGCCAGTAATGTGTCAGACAGTCGACAGGGCTCACACAAG TGTGGACCATCCAGAAGTTGTGAGATGGACTGTGAAGTGAACACCGAC GACCTCCTCTGCTATCTCATTGATGATGGCGGGTTCCTGGTTATGTCCAATCAGAGAGACCACTGGAAAAAG ATTGGTCTTTTCTTCGGTGATGTGGACCCTTACCTGATGCACGCACTCTACAACAACTCAATCTTCACTCGGCGTCAGTCTTTTCACTACCAGTCTGCATGTGAACCAGTCAGCAGCAGCCACACCGGTGCAGCACCGAGAGGCATCTTTGTG CCATCCATTGCTGACATGCTCAGCTTGGCATGGTGGACATCCACAGTGGCATG GTCTGTTATCCAGCAGCTACTGTATGGACTGGCCTACAACAGCTGGCTCTACCAAG ATGATGTCCTCGTTGATGGTTTTGAGACAAAAGAGAGCAGCTGTGTCACCATTCAAAGCCAGTTCTACTTTACAAACACCACCAACTCCTACAACATGCTGCAGGACTGTGGAAACTGCTCACG GCTGTTCCACGCAAAGCGGATAGACAACACTAATCTCCTCTTTGTGGTGGCTGAGACACTCCCCTGCAGCTCGTGTGAGATTGAGAGACTGACACAGGTCAGGACAGAGT ttcagGAGGAGAATCCATGCGAAGTACTGAGCAACGCACGATATCGTAAAGGCCCGACTTCCTGCTTTGACTACAGTGCCTTA GAAAACACGTCAGAGTGTGGACGGGGTCATGCTCTGCAGTCCTCCATAGGAGTCCTTCTCTTTATTCAGCTTATTCTGCCTCTTTTTCATCTCTGA